ACCACATAACTACGGCGTTGCCCGAAAGGCTGTTATGAGAATCGCTTTGTTCGCCACCTGCATCGTGGATGCGATGTATCCGCGCACCGCGCAGGCCACCGTGAGCATCCTGGAGCGGCTGGGGCACGAGGTCGTGTTCCCGTCCGGCCAGGCCTGCTGCGGGCAGATGCACGTCAACAGCGGCTACCTCAAGGAAGCCGTCCCGGTCGTCGCCAACCATGTGCACGCCTTTGACACCAAGGACTACGACGTCGCCGTCGCGCCGTCCGGGTCCTGCGTCGCCTCCGTGAAGCACCAGCACCCGATGGTGGCCCGCTCCTGCGGCGACACAGCGCTGGAAGCCCGGGCCGCCGCCGTCGGTGCCAGGACGTATGAGCTGTCCGAGCTGCTGGTGGACGTGCTGGGCGTGACCGACGCCGGCGCCCAGCTGGGCTCCTACTTCCCGCACCGGGTCACGTACCACCCCAGCTGCCACGGCATGCGCCTGCTCCGCCTCGGCGACCGCCAGGCCCGGCTGCTGCGCAGCGTCCATGGAATCGAGCTGGCCGAACTCCCGGAAGCGGACCAGTGCTGCGGCTTCGGCGGCACCTTCTCGATGAAAAACGCCGACGTGTCCTCGGCCATGCTTGAGGACAAGACGGCGAACATACGCTCCACCGGCGCCGCGTTGTGTACGGGCGGGGACGCCTCCTGCCTGATGCACATCGGCGGCGGCCTGTCCCGCCAAGGCAGCGACGTGACCACCCTGCACCTGGCCGAAATTCTCGCCAGCACCGCGGAAGCGCCGGCGTCCGTCACCGGCGAGATACGCGTCGCCACCGGAAAGGCAACACGATGAGCACCTTCCTGGGCATGCCCTCCCTTCCCGTCTTCGGCACGGGCAACCTGCACGCCGCCGAATCGTTCCCGACGGCGGCGCACCGCGAGCTGGGCAACGCACAACTGCGCGCCAACCTCGGCCACGCCACCCACACGATCCGCGACAAGCGCCTCCAGGTGGTCTCCGAACTGCCCGATTGGGAACAGCTGCGCGACGCCGGGTCCGCCATCAAGGAATCCGTGATGGCCCGGCTCCCCGAACTCCTCGAACAGTTCGAGCAGAACTTCACCGCCCGCGGCGGAGTCATCCACTGGGCGCGCGACGCCGGCGAGGCCAACGACATCGTCGCGGGACTGATCCGGGACACCGGCGAAACCGAGGTGGTCAAGGTCAAGTCCATGGCCACCCAGGAAATCGGGCTCAACGAGTACCTCGAAGAGCAGGGGATTACGGCCTTCGAAACGGACCTGGCCGAGCTGATCGTGCAGCTGGACCACGACAAGCCCAGCCACATCCTGGTTCCCGCCATCCACAAGAACCGCACCGAAATCCGGGACATCTTCCTGCGCGAGATGCCCGGCGCGGACCCGGCGCTGACCGACAACCCCGCGGTGCTGGCCATGGCGGCCCGCGCGCACCTGCGCCGCAAGTTCCTCACGGCGAAGGTGGCCGTGTCCGGGGCCAACTTCGCGCTCGCCGATTCCGGCACCCTGGCCGTCGTCGAATCCGAAGGCAACGGCCGGATGTGCCTGACCCTGCCGGAGACCCTGATCACCGTGATGGGCGTGGAAAAACTGCTGCCGACCTGGCAGGACCTCGAGGTGTTTATGCAGCTGCTCCCGCGCTCCTCCACCGGGGAACGGATGAACCCCTACACCTCGCTGTGGACTGGCGTCACGGACGGCGACGGGCCACGAAACGTGCACCTGGTACTGCTCGACAACGGACGCAGCGCCGCCCTGGCGGACGAGATGGGCCGCTCCGCGCTGCACTGCATCCGCTGCAGTGCCTGCATGAACGTCTGCCCGGTCTACGAGCGGACCGGCGGCCACGCCTACGGCTCCACCTATCCCGGCCCGATCGGCGCCATCCTTTCGCCGCTGCTGACCGGCATCGAGTCGGAGGAAAACAGCTCGTTGCCGTACGCCTCCTCGCTATGCGGGGCCTGCTACGACGCCTGCCCGGTGAAAATCAACATTCCGGACATCCTGGTGCACCTGCGCAGCGTCGACGTGGACAGCAAGCGCGGAAAGAAGAAGCTGCCCAGCCAGATGGACGTCGGCATGAAGGCGGCATCCTGGGCGCTGTCCTCCGGGAAGCGGCTCGGGCTGGTCGAAAAGGGTCTTCCCCTGGGGCGCCTGGCGGCCGGCCCGGATCACAAGATCACCAAGCTGCCCGGCATTGCCGCCGGCTGGACCCAAAGCCGGGACATCCCGGCGCCCCCGCAGAAATCCTTCCGGGACTGGTGGGCCAAGGAACACCACGGGCCGGAAACCGGCGGCACCAACGCTCCGGCCCGGGGCACCGCCCGGGCGGATGCCCACCTCAATGCCCAGGACAAGGAAGACGGAGCATGAGCGCACGCGAAGATATCCTCGGCCGGATCCGCTCCGCGCTGCGGGACGCACCCGTAGCACCGCAGATTCCGCGGGCATACCGCACATCATCCGAGCTGGACCACGACGCGCTGATCCATCTGCTGGTGGACCGCCTGGTCGACTACAAAGCCAGGGTCTGCGTGCTGGACGCGGCCGAGGTGCCCGAACGGATCGCCGAGCTGCTCGCGGACGCCCGCAGCTACGTTATCCCGGCGGGGCTCGACCCCGACTGGACCGCGGGCCCGCACTTCGCTCCCGACGGCGACCGCCGCCGCGTGGATTCCGTGTCTGCGCCGCTGACCGTTGCCGAACTGGACGGCGTTGACGCCGTCGTGACCGGCAGCGCCGTCGCCGTCGCCGAAACGGGGACGATCATCCTCGACGGCAGTCCCAACCAGGGCCGCCGTGCCATCAGCCTCGTTCCGGATTACCATATCTGCGTCGTGAACGCCGCCGATATCGCCGGCATCCTCCCCGAGGCGCTGCGGCGGATCGATGGCACCCGGCCGCTCACCATGATCAGCGGACCGAGCGCCACCAGTGACATTGAACTCGAGCGCGTCGAGGGGGTCCACGGCCCGCGCATCCTCGACGTCATCATCGCGCGGTAGCCGCGACGCCGTCATTTATCCCGCCGGAAGGGGGCGTTCGTGGCCCATTATCGCCGTCACACTTAGCACGACTTGGGCGGCTGCCGGTCCCTGTCGTGTCGTACCGCGTGCAGTCATGCCGCACTCTTATGCACCAGTGCATATTCTGCACAAACGCAAGGGCTGCCGGGCCGTTAGGCCCTTGACCAGCCCGAGGGCGGCGGCGGAGGCTGTTCAGATGAGCGATACGAATCCGGATACGACGCCCGACATTAACTCGCCCGACGTCAACTCTGCCGACATCAAGTCAGCCGATTTGAAGGAACAGCCGACCGCGGTGCTGCGTGAAACCGTGCCCATGAATGACCTGCGGGAATTCTTCGGCCGCGCCTACTCGGCGGTGATGGCGGCCGTCCAGCAGCAGCACGTCCAGCTGGCGGGACCGCCGTTTGCGCTGTACCGGGGCATGCCCACCGACGTCGTCGACGTCGAGGCGGGCTTCCCGCTCGCAGCCCCCTTCCCGGGCGGGGGCGACGGCGGTGTGACAGCCGGCGTGCTTCCTGCCGGGCGCGCCCTGGAAGCGCTGCACGTGGGCCCGTACGAGACCTTGCCGGAGACGTATGGCAAGGTGATGGCGCGGATGGAGGCGGAGGGCCTGACGCCGGGCGACAGCATGTGGGAGTACTACCTCAGCGACCCCGGCACCGAGCCGGATCCGGCGGTGTGGAAGACCCTTATCGTCTGGCCGGTCGCCTGATTCCGAATGTCATCCGACGCTAGTCGGCGTCGATCTCTTCGAGGAGTTTCCTGGCTGCGTCGGCGATGTCGTCATGACCATGTTGCGCGGCCCGGCTCTCGAGCGAAATGACGGCGCAGCGGTGGACCTTCTTGAAGTCGCCGAAGGGAAACGTCACGCTGCCCTTGGTGCCTTCGGAAGCGTCCGGGTCCAGCCCCAGATGCCAGTGGGAGAACTCCGCGAATCCGTTCTTTTCGATGAACGTGTTTTCCTCCTCGGCTGACGGTGCGTGCTCGCTCCAGTCGTCCCGGGTGTCGCGCTGGACCTTCCCGTCCTTGACCAGGCGGCGCGCGTGGGAGAGCGCTTGTTTGTTGAGTTTCGTAGCCATCATTGCCTCCAGATTCACCCTGTCCGGCGACGCGGAATGTCGCTTTAAACACAGTATTCTCCAACTCCGGGCATGATGGCCTAAACTGCTTCACTGAGGTGCCTGAAATGGCGCTGCGCAGCAACGAAAGTGAATCCCGCTATGGCTACCGATTACGACGCCCCACGCAAGACAGAAGAAGAGTCTCCCGCTGAATCGCTGGAGGCCCTCCAGGCGTCCCGTGGCGGCGGCGCCCAGACTGCTGTTATCGACGTCGACGAGAACGACACCGCTGAAGGCATCGACCTTCCCGGCGCCGACCTTTCCGGCGAAGAACTGACTGTCATTGTTGTTCCCGAGCAGTCCGATGAATTCACCTGTTCCTCCTGCTTCCTGGTCCGCCACCGGTCCCAGGTCGCCAAGGAGAAGAACGGCCTGAAGTATTGCCGCGACTGCGAAGGCTAAAACCTTCCAGCGTGCGAGTCCTCCGCGGGCCCGTTCCAAGAATTTCGATATAAAAGCAAAGCGCCGGCCTCCCGCAAGGGTCCGGCGCTTTGCTGTATCCCCCGGCCCCGAAGCCGGACACCGTGTCGCTTTCGTGACCAGTGCCGCTGCCCGCTAACGGTTGAACGCCGATG
The nucleotide sequence above comes from Arthrobacter sp. KBS0702. Encoded proteins:
- a CDS encoding (Fe-S)-binding protein, with amino-acid sequence MRIALFATCIVDAMYPRTAQATVSILERLGHEVVFPSGQACCGQMHVNSGYLKEAVPVVANHVHAFDTKDYDVAVAPSGSCVASVKHQHPMVARSCGDTALEARAAAVGARTYELSELLVDVLGVTDAGAQLGSYFPHRVTYHPSCHGMRLLRLGDRQARLLRSVHGIELAELPEADQCCGFGGTFSMKNADVSSAMLEDKTANIRSTGAALCTGGDASCLMHIGGGLSRQGSDVTTLHLAEILASTAEAPASVTGEIRVATGKATR
- a CDS encoding LutB/LldF family L-lactate oxidation iron-sulfur protein — protein: MSTFLGMPSLPVFGTGNLHAAESFPTAAHRELGNAQLRANLGHATHTIRDKRLQVVSELPDWEQLRDAGSAIKESVMARLPELLEQFEQNFTARGGVIHWARDAGEANDIVAGLIRDTGETEVVKVKSMATQEIGLNEYLEEQGITAFETDLAELIVQLDHDKPSHILVPAIHKNRTEIRDIFLREMPGADPALTDNPAVLAMAARAHLRRKFLTAKVAVSGANFALADSGTLAVVESEGNGRMCLTLPETLITVMGVEKLLPTWQDLEVFMQLLPRSSTGERMNPYTSLWTGVTDGDGPRNVHLVLLDNGRSAALADEMGRSALHCIRCSACMNVCPVYERTGGHAYGSTYPGPIGAILSPLLTGIESEENSSLPYASSLCGACYDACPVKINIPDILVHLRSVDVDSKRGKKKLPSQMDVGMKAASWALSSGKRLGLVEKGLPLGRLAAGPDHKITKLPGIAAGWTQSRDIPAPPQKSFRDWWAKEHHGPETGGTNAPARGTARADAHLNAQDKEDGA
- a CDS encoding LUD domain-containing protein, whose translation is MSAREDILGRIRSALRDAPVAPQIPRAYRTSSELDHDALIHLLVDRLVDYKARVCVLDAAEVPERIAELLADARSYVIPAGLDPDWTAGPHFAPDGDRRRVDSVSAPLTVAELDGVDAVVTGSAVAVAETGTIILDGSPNQGRRAISLVPDYHICVVNAADIAGILPEALRRIDGTRPLTMISGPSATSDIELERVEGVHGPRILDVIIAR
- a CDS encoding GyrI-like domain-containing protein codes for the protein MSDTNPDTTPDINSPDVNSADIKSADLKEQPTAVLRETVPMNDLREFFGRAYSAVMAAVQQQHVQLAGPPFALYRGMPTDVVDVEAGFPLAAPFPGGGDGGVTAGVLPAGRALEALHVGPYETLPETYGKVMARMEAEGLTPGDSMWEYYLSDPGTEPDPAVWKTLIVWPVA
- a CDS encoding DUF4193 domain-containing protein, with protein sequence MATDYDAPRKTEEESPAESLEALQASRGGGAQTAVIDVDENDTAEGIDLPGADLSGEELTVIVVPEQSDEFTCSSCFLVRHRSQVAKEKNGLKYCRDCEG